In Paenibacillus ihbetae, the following are encoded in one genomic region:
- a CDS encoding SDR family NAD(P)-dependent oxidoreductase, whose product MRFQSKVVIVTGGASGIGEATVRLFVQEGAKVVIADFSDRGQTLSDQLRQDGYETLFVKTDVTKEQEVINMVEQTVSHYGRIDVLFANAGIAKDAPTDLLELDNWQRTIDINLTGVFLCDKYVIKQMLSQGTGGAIVNCGSIHSHVGKSGVTAYASAKGGVKLLTQSMGADYASKGIRVNAVCPGYIDTPLIQGRTEAITQHLVSLHPMGRLGQPEEVAKAVLFLASDDASFITGTSLLVDGGYTAV is encoded by the coding sequence ATGAGATTTCAGTCGAAGGTTGTCATTGTAACCGGCGGTGCGAGCGGGATTGGCGAAGCGACGGTCCGGCTTTTCGTACAGGAAGGGGCAAAGGTTGTTATCGCGGATTTTTCGGATCGTGGACAGACCCTTTCGGATCAATTAAGACAAGACGGTTATGAGACGCTGTTCGTCAAGACCGATGTGACCAAGGAACAGGAGGTCATAAATATGGTCGAGCAGACGGTGAGCCATTATGGGCGCATCGATGTCTTGTTCGCCAACGCGGGGATTGCGAAGGATGCACCGACCGACCTGCTGGAGCTCGACAATTGGCAGCGGACGATCGATATTAATCTAACGGGGGTCTTTCTGTGCGATAAGTACGTAATCAAGCAGATGCTGTCGCAAGGCACCGGCGGCGCGATCGTAAATTGCGGCTCGATCCACAGCCATGTTGGCAAGTCCGGGGTAACCGCTTATGCTTCGGCCAAAGGCGGGGTGAAGCTGCTGACGCAGTCCATGGGGGCCGATTATGCTTCGAAAGGCATCCGGGTGAACGCCGTATGTCCGGGATATATCGACACCCCGCTGATCCAGGGACGGACGGAAGCCATTACGCAGCATCTGGTCAGCCTTCATCCGATGGGGCGCTTGGGACAGCCGGAAGAGGTAGCGAAGGCCGTCTTGTTTCTGGCCAGTGATGACGCATCGTTTATAACAGGGACAAGCCTCCTGGTAGACGGAGGATATACGGCGGTTTGA